From Staphylococcus sp. M0911, a single genomic window includes:
- a CDS encoding DUF2750 domain-containing protein gives MSYKEESFFKEMLINEYIYFASKNKKIVRLMKNEQTYVAVWTDADTAKQYLNDNEINYDKLIQLDLDRFVAYDLDELFDETDKVMIDTTNDNTGKLVNIYDVTRELMSELDKIRVKEFVRDVAKYDHVYGLTNKNEKNFILIDDGREDKPQIMPVWSLKKRAQKVQEEDFEECDLIEIEASVFGEWLDKLRDDDKGVGIDLKPGVIGTIVSAQKLSNETTF, from the coding sequence ATGTCTTACAAAGAGGAATCGTTTTTCAAAGAAATGTTAATAAATGAATATATTTATTTTGCTTCAAAAAATAAAAAAATAGTACGTTTAATGAAAAATGAACAGACCTATGTAGCTGTATGGACAGATGCAGACACTGCGAAGCAATATTTAAATGATAACGAAATCAATTATGATAAATTAATACAATTAGATTTAGATCGCTTTGTCGCATATGACTTAGATGAATTATTTGATGAAACGGATAAAGTAATGATTGATACGACAAACGATAATACAGGTAAACTTGTCAATATATATGATGTCACTCGAGAATTGATGTCAGAATTAGATAAAATTAGAGTTAAAGAATTTGTTAGAGATGTAGCGAAATATGATCATGTGTATGGACTAACTAATAAGAACGAAAAAAACTTTATTTTAATAGATGATGGAAGAGAAGATAAACCACAAATTATGCCAGTTTGGAGCTTAAAGAAAAGAGCTCAAAAAGTTCAAGAGGAAGACTTTGAAGAATGTGATTTAATTGAAATTGAGGCCAGTGTGTTTGGTGAGTGGTTAGATAAATTACGTGATGACGATAAAGGTGTTGGAATAGATTTAAAACCAGGTGTCATCGGAACAATAGTATCAGCACAAAAATTATCTAACGAAACAACATTCTAA
- the deoD gene encoding purine-nucleoside phosphorylase: MTNGTPHIQPNGVKIAKTVLMPGDPLRAKYIADNFLENVEQFNEVRNMFGYTGTYKGKEISVMGSGMGIPSIGIYSYELYHFFDVDTIIRVGSCGALQEHVNLYDVIIAQAASTNSNYVDQYQIPGHFAPIADFDLVTKAKQAADDIGAVSHVGNVLSSDTFYNADETFNDAWKKMGILGIEMESAGLYLNAIHAGKKALGVFTVSDHILRDEATTAEERQTSFTQMMEIALEIAE; the protein is encoded by the coding sequence ATGACAAATGGTACACCTCATATTCAACCAAATGGAGTTAAAATCGCTAAAACAGTATTAATGCCAGGTGATCCGCTACGTGCAAAATACATCGCCGATAATTTCTTAGAAAATGTTGAACAATTCAATGAAGTTCGTAATATGTTTGGATATACTGGAACGTATAAAGGTAAAGAAATTTCTGTTATGGGTTCTGGTATGGGCATTCCTAGTATAGGTATTTATTCATATGAGCTTTATCATTTCTTTGATGTAGATACAATTATTCGTGTAGGTTCATGTGGAGCATTACAAGAACATGTAAATTTATATGATGTCATCATCGCACAAGCTGCATCTACTAACTCAAATTATGTAGATCAATATCAAATTCCTGGCCATTTTGCACCTATCGCTGATTTTGATTTAGTTACAAAAGCGAAACAAGCTGCAGATGACATCGGTGCGGTATCTCATGTCGGTAACGTTTTATCATCAGATACTTTTTATAATGCAGATGAAACGTTTAATGATGCATGGAAGAAAATGGGTATATTAGGTATTGAAATGGAATCAGCCGGATTATATTTAAATGCTATCCATGCTGGTAAAAAAGCATTAGGTGTTTTCACAGTAAGCGACCATATCTTACGAGATGAAGCAACAACTGCAGAAGAACGTCAAACATCATTTACACAAATGATGGAAATTGCATTAGAAATAGCTGAATAA
- a CDS encoding ATP-grasp domain-containing protein produces MSENVYSPKLTLSDLYNDDVVYTSRPSYISNPWLKPDEHQSNFLTGRELLIANQFPVIVHEASVTSKLETLFKEVGKQIPPHIYQFRDQQTYESLIKKLAYENNKKLYFQYIHDDDVLEKSYYALNKDVFVALNNKARIPEWTNGKYLPKREIVPIESFKDAIQNWKYPFVIKPGDDLPTAGGYGVMICYNDHDLAEAQKRIEEATEATDQLIIEQKIEAVQNYCVQFAYSEDIGIQYLGTARQLTNDYGFYNGNENVEDVPQHVIDAGREIMSIGVGLGFFGVAGFDLLLDEHHDVYAIDLNFRQNGSTSMLLLSDELTNGYHKFYSYFSDGDNDHFFNTILKYVKKGVLYPLSYYDGDWYGKNKVGSRFGCIWHGKDKASIQQLEKAFLEELKN; encoded by the coding sequence ATGAGTGAAAACGTATATAGTCCCAAATTAACATTAAGCGATTTATATAATGATGATGTTGTTTATACATCTAGGCCTTCATATATATCTAATCCATGGTTAAAGCCTGATGAACATCAATCTAATTTTTTAACTGGCCGAGAGTTATTAATTGCCAATCAGTTTCCGGTTATTGTACATGAAGCGAGTGTAACTTCTAAATTAGAGACCCTATTTAAAGAGGTGGGTAAACAAATCCCGCCTCATATTTATCAGTTTAGAGATCAACAAACTTATGAATCTTTAATAAAAAAATTGGCATATGAAAATAATAAAAAATTATACTTCCAATATATTCATGACGACGATGTATTAGAGAAGTCATACTATGCATTAAATAAAGATGTGTTTGTTGCGCTTAACAATAAAGCAAGAATCCCAGAATGGACGAATGGTAAATATCTTCCAAAGAGAGAGATTGTACCTATTGAGTCTTTCAAAGATGCGATACAGAATTGGAAATATCCTTTTGTCATTAAGCCAGGGGATGATTTACCAACTGCTGGAGGATATGGTGTGATGATTTGTTACAATGATCATGATCTAGCCGAAGCTCAAAAACGTATTGAAGAAGCAACAGAAGCAACTGATCAATTAATTATTGAACAAAAAATTGAAGCCGTACAAAACTATTGCGTTCAATTTGCTTATTCCGAAGACATTGGTATTCAATACTTAGGTACCGCGCGACAATTAACAAATGATTATGGTTTCTATAACGGTAATGAAAATGTAGAAGATGTGCCACAACATGTCATAGACGCAGGTCGTGAAATTATGTCAATTGGTGTAGGGTTAGGTTTCTTTGGTGTTGCTGGATTTGATTTATTGTTAGATGAACATCATGACGTATACGCCATTGATTTAAACTTTAGACAAAATGGTTCAACGAGTATGCTACTATTATCTGATGAATTAACAAACGGATATCATAAATTCTACAGTTATTTCTCAGATGGAGATAATGACCATTTCTTCAATACCATCTTAAAATATGTGAAAAAAGGTGTTCTATATCCTTTATCATATTATGATGGTGATTGGTATGGTAAGAATAAAGTAGGTTCTAGATTTGGATGTATATGGCATGGCAAAGACAAAGCATCGATTCAACAATTGGAGAAAGCATTTTTAGAAGAATTAAAAAATTAA
- a CDS encoding DCC1-like thiol-disulfide oxidoreductase family protein, protein MAIIYYDGNCVYCYNYAIWLIQKGLSHKYEFATLKGEYGQRLFNQHPEAKNRNSVIVVDGDHIEYESTAIASLITSLPNQYKLLGLLLYAIPKSIRNLGYQLFANNRDKMWRTHWHQPNVYEKSFFLDDNAHVKLVDSQL, encoded by the coding sequence ATGGCAATCATTTATTATGATGGTAATTGTGTTTATTGCTATAACTATGCGATATGGTTAATTCAAAAAGGGTTATCACATAAATATGAATTTGCGACATTAAAAGGTGAGTATGGCCAACGCTTGTTTAATCAACATCCGGAAGCGAAGAATAGAAATAGCGTAATAGTAGTAGATGGAGACCATATTGAATATGAATCTACAGCGATTGCTTCACTCATTACGTCATTACCTAATCAGTATAAATTATTAGGTTTATTATTATATGCCATACCTAAATCCATTAGGAATTTGGGTTATCAATTATTTGCTAATAATAGAGATAAAATGTGGCGCACACATTGGCATCAACCTAATGTTTATGAGAAATCATTCTTTTTAGATGATAATGCACATGTCAAATTGGTTGATTCTCAATTATAA
- a CDS encoding Dps family protein, with translation MTNHNDVVKELNQQVANWTVAYTKLHNFHWYVKGPNFFSLHVKFEELYNEAAQYVDDLAERILAVGGNPVGTMKESLDMSIVEEAGKGYAAEQMVEELSKDFTNISKQLENAIKVAGEAGDDVSEDMFIGMQTSVDKHNWMLQSYLGK, from the coding sequence ATGACAAATCATAATGATGTAGTAAAAGAGTTAAACCAACAAGTTGCTAACTGGACAGTAGCTTATACTAAATTGCATAATTTCCATTGGTATGTAAAAGGACCTAATTTCTTCTCATTACATGTAAAATTTGAAGAATTATACAATGAAGCTGCACAATATGTAGATGATTTAGCAGAACGTATTCTAGCAGTTGGTGGTAATCCTGTTGGAACTATGAAAGAGAGTTTAGATATGTCAATTGTTGAAGAAGCTGGCAAAGGTTACGCTGCTGAACAAATGGTTGAAGAATTATCTAAAGATTTCACAAACATTTCTAAACAATTAGAAAATGCTATTAAAGTAGCAGGTGAAGCTGGCGACGATGTATCTGAAGATATGTTTATCGGCATGCAAACGTCAGTAGATAAACATAATTGGATGTTACAATCTTATTTAGGTAAATAG
- a CDS encoding M20 family metallopeptidase, whose protein sequence is MSEKQDILDYIENNKYDYVEMSHRIHERPELGNEEIFASRTLIDSLKANGFEIETDIAGHATGFIARYDSNKEGPAIGFLAEYDALPGLGHACGHNIIGTASTLGGIALKQVIDDIGGSVVVLGCPAEEGGENGSAKASYVKAGIIDEIDIALMVHPGNETYKTINTLAVDVLDVKFYGKSAHASENADEARNALDAMISYFNGVAQLRQHIKKSQRVHGVILDGGKAANIIPDFTHARFYTRATSRKELDVLTEKVKQIARGAAIQTGCDYEFGPIQNGVNELIKSPKLDDLFEKYAIEMGEAVIDDDFGYGSTDTGNVSHVVPTIHPHIKIGSRNLVGHTHRFREAAASLQGDQALIKGAKIMALMGLEIIKNQTLFDEIVEEHHHMKGHVKS, encoded by the coding sequence ATGAGTGAGAAACAAGATATTTTAGATTATATTGAAAATAATAAATATGATTATGTAGAGATGAGTCACCGAATACATGAAAGACCAGAGCTTGGTAATGAAGAAATCTTCGCTTCAAGAACATTGATCGATAGTTTGAAAGCGAATGGATTTGAAATCGAAACAGATATTGCTGGACATGCTACAGGATTTATAGCTAGATATGATTCGAATAAAGAAGGTCCAGCTATTGGCTTTTTAGCAGAATATGATGCCTTACCGGGACTAGGTCATGCATGTGGACATAATATTATCGGTACGGCAAGCACATTAGGTGGCATTGCTTTAAAACAAGTCATTGACGATATCGGCGGTTCAGTTGTGGTACTCGGATGTCCTGCAGAAGAAGGCGGAGAAAATGGAAGTGCTAAAGCATCTTATGTTAAAGCAGGTATTATTGATGAAATAGATATTGCATTAATGGTACATCCAGGCAATGAAACATACAAAACGATAAATACATTAGCGGTTGATGTATTAGATGTTAAATTTTATGGGAAAAGTGCACATGCTTCTGAGAATGCGGATGAAGCTAGAAACGCATTAGATGCTATGATTTCATATTTTAATGGTGTAGCGCAACTAAGACAACACATTAAAAAGAGTCAACGTGTCCATGGTGTCATATTAGATGGTGGTAAAGCAGCCAATATTATACCTGATTTTACACATGCTCGGTTTTACACAAGAGCCACGTCAAGAAAAGAATTAGATGTTTTAACAGAAAAAGTAAAACAAATTGCAAGGGGTGCCGCAATTCAAACAGGTTGTGATTATGAATTTGGTCCAATTCAAAATGGTGTCAATGAGTTAATCAAATCACCAAAATTGGACGATTTATTCGAAAAATATGCCATTGAAATGGGTGAAGCAGTCATTGATGATGACTTCGGTTATGGTTCAACTGATACAGGTAATGTTAGTCATGTTGTACCTACAATTCATCCGCACATTAAAATTGGATCAAGAAATTTAGTAGGGCACACACACCGGTTTAGAGAAGCAGCAGCTAGTTTACAAGGTGATCAAGCACTCATCAAAGGCGCAAAAATTATGGCCTTAATGGGATTAGAAATAATTAAAAATCAAACATTATTCGATGAAATAGTTGAAGAACATCATCATATGAAAGGACATGTGAAATCATGA
- a CDS encoding pyrimidine-nucleoside phosphorylase, which translates to MRMIDIIEKKRDGKSLSKEEIEFFIEGYTNGEIPDYQASSLAMAIFFQDMNEEERAHLTMAMVNSGEVIDLSDIEGIKVDKHSTGGVGDTTTLVLAPLVASVGVPVAKMSGRGLGHTGGTIDKLESANGFYVELTEDEFIKLVNENQVAVMGQSGNLTPADKKLYALRDVTGTVNSIPLIASSIMSKKIAAGADAIVLDVKTGSGAFMKTLEDAEALAHAMVSIGNSVGRNTMAIISDMSQPLGNAIGNGLELKEAIETLQGYGPEDLNELVLTLGSQMVVLAEKADNLKDARELLEASIQSGKALDKMKTFIRNQGGDVSVIEHPDSLEDAKYKIDYTAKKDGFISEMVANEIGVASMMLGAGRQTKEDDIDLSVGIVLNKKVGDKVNAGESILTIHSNQENVNDIFDKLNESIKIDSKGYTPTLIHKIITE; encoded by the coding sequence ATGAGAATGATAGATATTATTGAAAAGAAACGTGATGGGAAATCATTAAGCAAGGAAGAAATCGAATTCTTCATTGAAGGTTATACCAACGGAGAAATACCAGATTATCAAGCTTCAAGCTTAGCTATGGCAATCTTTTTTCAAGATATGAATGAAGAAGAACGTGCTCACTTAACAATGGCAATGGTTAATTCCGGAGAAGTTATCGATTTATCTGATATCGAAGGGATTAAAGTTGATAAACACTCTACAGGCGGTGTTGGGGATACAACAACATTAGTACTAGCGCCTTTAGTGGCTTCAGTTGGCGTACCAGTAGCTAAAATGAGTGGTCGTGGTTTAGGCCATACCGGTGGCACAATTGATAAATTAGAGTCTGCTAATGGTTTTTATGTTGAATTAACTGAAGATGAATTTATTAAGTTAGTCAACGAGAATCAGGTCGCAGTTATGGGACAATCAGGTAACCTTACACCAGCAGATAAAAAGTTATATGCACTAAGAGATGTTACAGGAACTGTCAATTCCATTCCGTTAATAGCATCTTCAATAATGAGTAAGAAAATTGCAGCCGGAGCTGACGCGATTGTATTAGATGTCAAAACTGGTAGTGGCGCATTTATGAAGACACTAGAAGATGCTGAAGCCTTAGCGCATGCGATGGTAAGTATTGGTAATAGTGTTGGTAGAAATACAATGGCGATTATATCTGATATGAGCCAACCTTTAGGTAACGCGATTGGTAATGGCTTAGAGCTAAAAGAAGCAATTGAAACACTGCAAGGATATGGTCCAGAGGACTTAAATGAATTGGTACTTACATTAGGTTCGCAAATGGTTGTGCTTGCCGAGAAAGCAGATAATTTAAAAGATGCACGTGAACTATTGGAAGCATCGATTCAATCTGGTAAAGCTTTAGATAAAATGAAAACTTTTATTAGAAATCAAGGCGGTGATGTAAGCGTAATAGAACATCCTGACAGTCTTGAAGATGCGAAATATAAAATAGACTATACTGCAAAAAAAGATGGTTTTATATCAGAAATGGTAGCTAATGAAATTGGTGTTGCATCAATGATGTTAGGTGCAGGTAGACAAACTAAAGAAGACGACATCGATTTAAGTGTGGGTATCGTTTTAAACAAAAAAGTCGGTGACAAAGTAAATGCTGGTGAGTCTATCCTAACCATCCATAGTAATCAAGAAAATGTGAATGATATATTTGATAAATTAAATGAAAGTATTAAAATTGATAGTAAAGGTTACACACCAACATTAATACACAAAATAATTACCGAGTAG
- the deoC gene encoding deoxyribose-phosphate aldolase has protein sequence MNYAKYIDHTQLKPESTREQIDKIISEAKEYGFKSVCVNPTHVEYSAEQLKGTDVLVCTVIGFPLGASTKEVKAFETKNAIENGAVEIDMVINIGALKDKRFNDVKEDIESVVTAANGKTVKVIIETVLLSNEEKVKACELAKEAGAHFVKTSTGFAGGGATAEDVKLMKDTVGDALEVKASGGVRNLEDFNQMLEAGATRIGASAGVQIIQGLESDSSY, from the coding sequence ATGAATTATGCAAAATATATAGATCACACACAGTTAAAGCCTGAATCAACACGTGAACAAATCGATAAAATAATCAGTGAAGCCAAGGAATATGGTTTTAAATCGGTTTGTGTTAATCCAACACATGTGGAATATTCAGCAGAACAATTAAAAGGGACAGACGTCTTAGTATGTACTGTCATCGGTTTTCCACTTGGAGCATCCACTAAAGAAGTAAAAGCATTTGAAACGAAAAATGCGATAGAAAACGGTGCTGTAGAAATTGATATGGTAATTAATATTGGTGCTTTAAAGGATAAGCGCTTTAACGATGTCAAAGAGGATATAGAGAGTGTAGTAACTGCAGCAAATGGTAAGACGGTTAAAGTCATCATTGAAACAGTTTTATTATCAAATGAAGAAAAAGTAAAAGCTTGTGAGCTTGCAAAAGAAGCTGGTGCACACTTTGTTAAAACATCAACAGGATTTGCTGGTGGTGGTGCTACAGCTGAAGACGTTAAGTTGATGAAAGACACAGTCGGAGATGCTTTAGAAGTAAAAGCTTCAGGCGGTGTACGTAATTTAGAAGATTTTAATCAAATGTTAGAAGCTGGTGCTACACGTATTGGTGCAAGTGCAGGAGTTCAAATTATTCAAGGGTTAGAATCGGATTCAAGTTATTAA
- a CDS encoding S-ribosylhomocysteine lyase encodes MPKMNVESFNLDHTKVVAPFIRLAGTMEGLNGDKIHKYDIRFKQPNKEHMEMPGLHSLEHLMAENIRNHTDKVVDLSPMGCQTGFYVSFINHDDYEDVLDIVEKTLHDVLNATEVPACNEVQCGWAASHSLEGAKEIAQAFLDKRNQWHDIYGNAK; translated from the coding sequence ATGCCCAAAATGAACGTAGAAAGTTTTAATTTAGATCATACAAAAGTGGTTGCACCATTTATTCGATTAGCAGGCACAATGGAAGGACTAAATGGCGACAAAATTCACAAATATGATATTCGTTTTAAACAACCTAACAAAGAACATATGGAAATGCCTGGTTTACATTCACTAGAGCATTTAATGGCGGAAAACATCAGAAATCATACAGATAAAGTAGTAGATTTAAGCCCAATGGGATGTCAAACAGGATTTTATGTTTCATTTATCAACCATGATGATTATGAAGATGTATTAGATATTGTTGAAAAAACTCTCCATGATGTGTTAAACGCAACAGAAGTCCCTGCATGTAATGAAGTACAATGTGGTTGGGCTGCTAGTCATTCATTAGAAGGTGCCAAAGAAATCGCGCAAGCGTTCTTAGATAAACGTAATCAATGGCACGACATTTATGGCAATGCTAAATAG
- the deoB gene encoding phosphopentomutase: MTTPFKRVHLIVMDSVGIGEGPDAAAFNDEGSHTLKHTLEGFDQSLPHLERLGLGNIDQLPVISSVEEPQAFYTKLSEASVGKDTMTGHWEIMGLNIMQPFKVYPDGFPDELVQEIENMTGRKVVANRPASGTQIIDEWGEHQMKTGDLIVYTSADPVLQIAAHEDVIPLEELYDICEKVRELTKDPKYLIGRIIARPYVGEPGNFTRTSNRHDYALKPFGKTVMNELKDNNYDVIAIGKINDIYDGEGVTEAIRTKSNMDGMDQLINVVKKDFNGLSFLNLVDFDALYGHRRDKPGYAQAIKDFDNRLPELIDNLNEDDLVIITADHGNDPTAEGTDHTREYIPVLMFSPKIKQYHELPGDTTFSSIGATIADNFNVEMPEFGKSYLKEMGVEHE, from the coding sequence ATGACTACACCATTTAAACGTGTGCATCTAATTGTGATGGACTCAGTTGGTATTGGCGAAGGCCCTGATGCCGCAGCATTTAATGACGAAGGGTCACATACTTTAAAGCATACACTTGAAGGTTTTGATCAGTCGTTACCTCATTTAGAAAGATTAGGATTAGGTAATATCGACCAATTACCAGTTATCTCAAGTGTCGAGGAACCTCAAGCTTTTTATACAAAATTAAGTGAGGCTTCTGTAGGTAAAGACACAATGACAGGTCACTGGGAAATAATGGGATTAAATATTATGCAACCATTTAAAGTATACCCAGATGGTTTTCCTGATGAATTAGTCCAAGAAATTGAAAATATGACAGGTAGAAAGGTTGTTGCTAACCGTCCTGCATCTGGTACTCAAATTATTGATGAGTGGGGCGAACATCAAATGAAAACCGGTGATTTGATTGTATACACAAGTGCTGACCCGGTACTTCAAATTGCTGCTCATGAAGATGTGATACCTTTAGAAGAACTATATGATATATGTGAGAAAGTCAGAGAACTAACCAAAGATCCTAAGTATTTAATTGGTAGAATTATTGCTCGACCATATGTTGGTGAACCTGGTAACTTCACACGTACATCTAATCGTCATGACTATGCATTAAAGCCGTTTGGTAAAACAGTTATGAATGAATTGAAAGATAATAACTATGATGTTATTGCAATCGGAAAGATTAATGATATCTATGATGGTGAAGGTGTAACTGAAGCTATTCGAACTAAAAGCAATATGGATGGCATGGATCAATTAATTAATGTTGTAAAAAAAGATTTCAATGGATTAAGTTTTCTCAATTTAGTTGATTTTGATGCTCTTTATGGTCATCGTCGTGATAAACCAGGATATGCACAAGCAATCAAAGACTTTGATAATCGATTACCAGAGCTGATCGACAATTTAAATGAAGATGATTTAGTCATTATTACAGCAGATCATGGTAATGACCCAACAGCTGAAGGTACCGACCATACTAGAGAGTATATACCTGTACTAATGTTTAGTCCTAAAATCAAGCAGTATCATGAATTGCCTGGAGATACAACATTTAGTTCAATAGGTGCAACAATTGCAGATAATTTCAACGTAGAAATGCCCGAATTTGGAAAAAGTTATTTAAAAGAAATGGGAGTGGAACACGAATGA
- a CDS encoding EVE domain-containing protein encodes MTEEINYFWLNCGYNRWNHNEPLVGQTTLFESGAQFNPTQGFRAFKKAKAGDQVIFYQVQTDTGLLGFGEILSVQAGAQNKIRVEFKFNETLNPLTTDYLKRSEALDFRMSNMKETLFNQIRKEEFDLIVQLGKGETKIPRYFFLSETEDFEPGKHYTIFTHTYNGIKRNGYHFYTQLEVGDNVIIYNKYQNQSVIGVGEVTRHIHEKPPIPGRTNSTAIEIMFGKHITPISLGHLNKHPKLKNLYFLQENAKQAIASMSQVQYDAILEMSDNNGIKNPFETVEKSNLLEEQHQETTIKPFILLVVDKKEEGLKAANDLLQKTNANPIITSGHPDFSEDMLYGKYLPNESGALYYREGFITQNMPKKDKSYLVIDNFNRIDPDIFQTYINVLEGYEVTLPRYNKEGNMIKWSKEKDSFYHFNPNWHIIGVTYDSLEEIQQKYSQQFLKYTRIVKVNQD; translated from the coding sequence ATGACAGAAGAAATCAATTACTTTTGGTTAAATTGTGGTTATAATAGATGGAATCATAATGAACCTTTAGTAGGTCAAACGACATTATTTGAATCAGGTGCACAATTTAATCCTACTCAAGGATTTAGAGCATTTAAAAAAGCAAAAGCCGGTGACCAAGTCATCTTTTATCAAGTACAAACTGATACAGGTTTGTTAGGTTTTGGAGAAATACTAAGTGTTCAAGCAGGTGCTCAAAATAAAATCAGAGTTGAATTTAAATTTAATGAAACGTTAAATCCTTTAACTACAGATTATTTAAAGCGTAGTGAAGCACTAGATTTTAGAATGAGTAATATGAAAGAAACACTATTTAATCAAATTAGAAAAGAAGAATTTGATCTTATCGTTCAACTTGGTAAAGGTGAAACCAAAATTCCGCGTTATTTCTTCCTGTCAGAAACAGAAGATTTTGAACCCGGTAAGCACTACACAATATTTACACATACTTACAATGGTATTAAGCGAAATGGCTATCACTTCTATACACAATTAGAAGTTGGAGATAATGTAATTATTTACAATAAATATCAAAACCAATCTGTAATTGGTGTTGGTGAAGTGACTAGACATATTCATGAAAAACCACCAATTCCTGGCAGAACCAATAGTACAGCTATTGAAATTATGTTTGGTAAACATATAACACCAATATCACTTGGTCATTTGAACAAGCATCCGAAGCTTAAAAACTTATATTTCTTACAAGAAAACGCTAAGCAAGCAATAGCGAGTATGTCGCAAGTTCAATATGATGCTATTTTAGAAATGAGCGATAATAATGGAATTAAAAATCCATTTGAAACAGTTGAGAAATCAAATTTATTAGAAGAGCAACACCAAGAAACAACAATTAAGCCTTTTATTCTACTAGTTGTAGATAAAAAAGAAGAAGGTTTAAAAGCTGCAAATGATTTGTTACAAAAAACAAATGCCAATCCAATCATTACATCTGGACATCCAGATTTTAGTGAAGATATGTTATATGGTAAATATCTTCCTAACGAAAGTGGTGCGTTATACTATCGAGAAGGCTTTATCACTCAAAATATGCCTAAGAAAGATAAAAGCTATCTTGTAATCGACAACTTTAATAGAATCGATCCTGATATATTCCAAACTTATATCAACGTTCTTGAAGGATATGAAGTGACATTACCAAGATATAACAAAGAAGGTAATATGATTAAGTGGTCAAAAGAAAAAGACTCATTTTATCATTTTAATCCTAACTGGCACATCATTGGTGTCACTTATGACTCATTAGAAGAAATTCAGCAAAAATATTCTCAACAATTTTTAAAATATACTAGAATTGTAAAAGTTAACCAAGACTAA
- a CDS encoding type I phosphomannose isomerase catalytic subunit, producing the protein MPLFLKPIFHEKMWGGNKLENFGYQLPNQQIGECWGISAHPNGKNTIKNGPYAGQTLDQVWTEHRELFGEFPSKDFPLLAKIVDAESPLSIHVHPDDSYAYENENGQYGKSECWYVIDAEEGSEIILGTTADSKETFKKHLDDGSVEDTLRKVNVRSGEFYFVPAGTIHSIGAGIVAYEVMQSSDISYRVYDYQRDNHNGESRELNINKALDVMAFNNDLPNIVPEKEIIESHQCTHIVSNDFFTIVKWEISGTLNYMKPREFCLVSVIDGEGKLITDGDIFDIQKGSHFILTSEDLDNVFEGDFSLIISYI; encoded by the coding sequence ATGCCACTGTTTTTGAAACCTATTTTCCATGAGAAAATGTGGGGTGGTAATAAATTAGAAAACTTTGGATACCAACTACCCAATCAACAAATTGGAGAATGTTGGGGTATCTCAGCTCACCCTAATGGTAAAAATACAATTAAGAATGGTCCATACGCAGGTCAAACGTTAGATCAAGTTTGGACAGAACATCGAGAATTATTCGGTGAGTTTCCTAGCAAGGATTTTCCATTGCTCGCTAAAATTGTTGATGCAGAATCCCCGTTATCTATTCATGTTCACCCTGATGATTCTTATGCCTATGAAAATGAGAATGGTCAATACGGAAAATCAGAATGCTGGTACGTGATAGATGCAGAGGAAGGGTCTGAAATTATACTAGGAACAACTGCAGATTCAAAAGAGACATTTAAAAAGCATCTAGACGATGGGTCAGTTGAAGATACATTAAGAAAAGTAAATGTAAGGTCAGGCGAATTTTACTTTGTACCAGCTGGAACAATTCATAGTATCGGTGCAGGTATTGTTGCATATGAAGTTATGCAGTCTTCGGATATTTCTTATCGTGTCTATGATTATCAACGCGATAATCATAATGGGGAGTCAAGAGAACTTAATATTAATAAAGCATTAGATGTCATGGCATTTAATAATGATCTACCTAATATTGTTCCAGAAAAAGAGATTATAGAAAGTCATCAATGTACGCATATCGTTTCTAATGATTTCTTCACTATAGTGAAATGGGAAATTTCAGGAACTTTAAATTATATGAAGCCACGTGAATTTTGTTTAGTGTCTGTAATAGATGGTGAAGGGAAATTAATTACAGACGGTGACATTTTTGATATTCAAAAGGGAAGTCATTTTATTTTGACTTCAGAGGATTTAGATAATGTATTTGAAGGTGACTTTTCTTTAATAATAAGTTATATCTAA